From a region of the Aeoliella mucimassa genome:
- a CDS encoding LamG domain-containing protein, whose translation MIRYTPLLLTLALAVGASQCEAVLVAHYEFDNSSNVGLDTAGGDNNGTSVGADSSYSGTSRVGSGALALDGTGLGLRLDNPADFQSLTTFTIAAFVRPDLNSVTWGGGSVNIGRIFGSVGVDSPGGVYFGDGGGYGFGLKLIGEEAGLRFTTFAVKDYDVNPDTLANPLLDDEWAHVAVVVTEGAAEFFINGVSVATDTGNNGNPTTNPYHIGAGGGGNSDSYAGLLDDLRVYNEALDVSTIAGLASPGDSGQKGLVVTVDRGTGNISLTNDTSSGTEIRGYSLTSAASRFDSGEWQSISENYDQGNGSASIDTNDDWLIFSQTADDLSEGTTGETMLSTGQSVMLGSAWRKGPFEGNDIQAEVLLADGTTMSAVVEYTGNGDSPFIMGDGLVD comes from the coding sequence ATGATTCGCTACACGCCCTTGCTACTCACACTTGCCCTCGCAGTTGGCGCTAGCCAATGCGAAGCGGTGTTGGTAGCTCACTACGAGTTCGATAATTCCAGTAATGTGGGACTCGACACCGCCGGCGGCGACAACAATGGCACCTCGGTTGGAGCCGACTCGTCTTACTCTGGTACCTCACGTGTTGGATCTGGCGCACTCGCGCTCGATGGCACTGGCCTCGGGTTGCGACTCGATAACCCAGCCGACTTCCAATCGCTTACGACGTTCACGATTGCAGCGTTTGTACGCCCCGACCTGAATAGCGTGACCTGGGGCGGCGGCAGCGTAAACATCGGCCGCATCTTCGGTTCGGTCGGTGTCGACTCGCCCGGCGGCGTCTATTTTGGCGACGGCGGTGGCTATGGCTTTGGCTTGAAGCTCATCGGCGAAGAAGCTGGCCTGCGTTTCACCACCTTTGCCGTCAAAGACTACGACGTAAATCCCGACACGCTGGCTAACCCGCTACTCGACGACGAGTGGGCACACGTCGCCGTGGTCGTGACCGAAGGAGCCGCTGAGTTCTTCATCAACGGCGTGAGCGTTGCGACCGACACCGGTAACAATGGCAATCCAACCACCAATCCCTACCACATCGGCGCAGGTGGCGGCGGCAACAGCGACTCGTACGCTGGCTTGCTCGACGACTTGCGGGTGTACAACGAAGCGCTCGACGTTTCCACGATTGCTGGCCTTGCTTCGCCTGGCGACAGTGGTCAAAAGGGTCTCGTCGTGACCGTCGATCGTGGTACTGGCAACATTTCGCTCACTAACGATACCAGCAGCGGCACCGAAATCCGTGGCTACTCGCTCACGTCTGCTGCTTCGCGATTCGATAGTGGTGAGTGGCAATCGATTTCGGAGAATTACGACCAGGGCAACGGATCGGCTTCCATCGACACCAATGACGACTGGCTCATCTTCAGCCAAACTGCCGATGACCTGAGTGAAGGCACCACCGGCGAAACTATGCTGTCCACCGGCCAATCCGTGATGCTCGGCTCGGCCTGGCGCAAGGGTCCTTTCGAGGGCAATGACATTCAAGCCGAAGTGCTGCTCGCCGATGGTACGACCATGAGTGCTGTAGTCGAGTACACCGGCAACGGCGACTCGCCATTCATAATGGGCGATGGCCTTGTTGACTA